The sequence below is a genomic window from Desulfomicrobium macestii.
TCAATGAGACATGAGGCACACAAACATCCTGTAAATTCGACATAATGACGAGACATCCGTATGAAACTCACGACAAGCCCTCGGCAACCCGCCGCGCATCAAGGCCCCGCCCCTGAAGGCCAAAGCCCTGCCGTCATCCTTTTCGGAGAAATTCTGGCGGACGTCTTTCCCGATCGCGCGGTTCTCGGCGGCGCGCCCTTCAATGTCGCCCGGCACCTTGCGGCCTTCGGGCTAAGACCGCTCATGATCTCCCGCCTGGGAGACGACGCCCTTGGCACCAGAATTCTTGCCGGCATGAAGGAACGGGGCATGGATGTCTCGGGAATCCAGATCGACGACAACCTGCCCACGGGACAGGTGCGGGTCCATCTCGAAGACGCGGGACACCGCTTCGAGATTCTCCCCCGGCAGGCCTATGACTTCATCGACCCGGCCGACGCCACGGCTGCGGCGATGGCGGCCGAAGCACCAGGACTCGTCTATTTCGGCACCCTGAGCCAGCGCCATCACGTTACCCGGCAAGCGTTGTCGGAGATGCTGCAAAACATCAAAGCCCCACAGTTTCTGGACATCAACCTGCGCGAACCCTGGTTTGACGAGGACACGGTCCGGTTTTCATTGCAGAGTGCAGACATCGTGAAGCTGAGCGACGAGGAATTGCGCACCCTGGCGGACATGTTCAAGGCGGGCGAAGGGTTGGCGCAAGCGCAGGGA
It includes:
- a CDS encoding carbohydrate kinase family protein — its product is MKLTTSPRQPAAHQGPAPEGQSPAVILFGEILADVFPDRAVLGGAPFNVARHLAAFGLRPLMISRLGDDALGTRILAGMKERGMDVSGIQIDDNLPTGQVRVHLEDAGHRFEILPRQAYDFIDPADATAAAMAAEAPGLVYFGTLSQRHHVTRQALSEMLQNIKAPQFLDINLREPWFDEDTVRFSLQSADIVKLSDEELRTLADMFKAGEGLAQAQGAELKRMFDIDRLIVTCGKYGAWQLDRDNELFIASPGKEPSRIVDTVGAGDAFSAVCILGMLSCWPETTALKRADDFASAICEIRGAVPEDSEFYQNFTKEWTR